From the genome of Miscanthus floridulus cultivar M001 chromosome 10, ASM1932011v1, whole genome shotgun sequence, one region includes:
- the LOC136486180 gene encoding xylan O-acetyltransferase 13-like has protein sequence MRCPHRREDRCTIKEGSQAKNHIFSEGRMKSEASHKMTVLHAPVGVRSIVTSLVAFFILASSIVFLLDKGQEDQVQMAVRGTTEEGDASNEECNWSRGRWVYDNVSRPLYNGLKCAFIFPEVACDKYGRKDVMYQHWRWQPHGCDLPRFDAIKLLEKLRNKRLVFVGDSVNRNQWVSLVCMVEASIPDDRLKIRIFNGSLISFKALEYNATIDFYWSPLLVESNSDNPIIHRVEYRIIRADRIEKHASVWRDADIIVFNSYLWWRKQKDDMRMKVMYGSFEDGDAKLDEMEMVNGFEIALKKLTEWLGENIDKNKTRIFFAGSSPTHSWASNWGGEDKNKCLNETEPIYKTGYKAATTDYSLMATAKSFFRTLEPKGIHVQILNITELSDYRKDGHPTVFRRQFVPLTKEQIADPASYADCTHWCLPGVPDVWNEFLYGYLVHK, from the exons ATGCGATGTCCCCATCGCAGAGAAGACAGGTGCACCATAAAAGAGGGGAGCCAAGCTAAGAACCACATTTTTTCTGAAGGAAGAATGAAATCAGAAGCCTCTCACAAGATGACGGTGCTCCATGCTCCAGTTGGAGTGAGGAGCATCGTGACCTCCTTGGTGGCTTTCTTCATCTTGGCCAgctccatcgtcttcctccttgaCAAAGGCCAGGAAGATCAAGTGCAAATGGCAGTCAGAGGGACAACTGAAGAGGGGGATGCTAGCAACGAGGAGTGCAACTGGTCGAGGGGGCGGTGGGTGTACGACAATGTGTCCCGGCCATTGTACAACGGGCTCAAGTGCGCCTTCATCTTCCCCGAGGTGGCCTGTGACAAGTATGGCAGGAAGGATGTCATGTACCAGCACTGGAGATGGCAGCCTCATGGATGCGACCTCCCAAG ATTCGATGCCATCAAGCTGCTTGAAAAGCTGAGGAACAAGAGATTGGTGTTTGTGGGTGATTCAGTCAACAGGAACCAATGGGTCTCTCTCGTGTGCATGGTGGAGGCCTCAATACCTGACGACAGGCTCAAGATACGCATCTTCAATGGCTCACTCATCTCCTTCAAGGCATTG GAATACAATGCAACAATTGATTTCTACTGGTCACCACTACTGGTGGAGTCTAACAGCGACAACCCCATTATCCACCGGGTGGAATACCGGATCATAAGAGCAGACAGAATTGAGAAGCATGCCAGTGTCTGGAGGGACGCTGACATCATTGTCTTCAATTCTTACCTGTGGTGGAGGAAGCAGAAGGATGACATGAGGATGAAGGTCAT GTATGGCTCATttgaagatggtgatgcaaagttAGACGAAATGGAAATGGTCAATGGTTTCGAGATAGCTCTCAAGAAACTAACTGAATGGCTTGGAGAGAATATTGACAAGAACAAGACTAGGATCTTTTTTGCAGGATCATCACCAACACATTCCTG GGCTAGCAACTGGGGTGGAGAAGACAAGAACAAATGCCTTAACGAAACAGAGCCGATCTACAAAACCGGATACAAAGCTGCAACTACGGACTACAGCTTGATGGCCACAGCCAAGTCCTTTTTCCGAACATTGGAGCCGAAAGGCATACATGTTCAGATACTGAACATCACAGAGCTGTCTGACTACCGGAAGGACGGGCATCCGACGGTGTTCAGGAGGCAATTTGTTCCTCTAACGAAAGAGCAAATTGCCGACCCAGCCAGCTACGCGGATTGCACGCATTGGTGCCTTCCTGGAGTTCCTGATGTCTGGAACGAGTTTTTATATGGCTACCTCGTGCACAAATGA